The nucleotide window AACCGCGTAGTGAGAACGCTAGAAACTCATCCAAGGTGCTGTGCGGCGTGGAGCACGTCCACCTTAGGTTCTTGGCCAGCACGGAGACGCAGAAGTAGTTGTTTATGTCGTTTTGGAGGATATTCTTCTGATGCATATCTAATTCGTTCACCTGATAGTAGTGCTCGTACATGGGGGCGAAGTTGAGGAGCTCCCCGGCGCCCACATTTTGGTAGAGCTCGCGGGAGAACTGGGagaagttttttatttcgagGCATTTGGGGCAGTATACCtaagaggaaaaggggggagaaaagcgTGTGAGAAGTGCTTCTCATTTGCGAAGTGCATCTCGTGTGAGAAGTGCGTCTCATTTGCAACCGCCCAGACGCGGAAAGGGAAGTAATAATTgcatgcctttttttcaattggCGCCCCTCGTGACGTACCTCTATCCTGCGAATCCAAAACGTCGTGTTGTTCACGTCAATCTCATACGCGAGAAACGGCGTGAAGACATCAACTCGTGCCGAGCAAATGTCgcacctcttcttcctcttctttagCTCCACCAAAGTTTGGCTcaacttcctttttaattctttggagaaaatgttaaaaagttCGTACACCGTTTTTTTTAGGGGGAATATTTTCACGTCAAACTTTAGCCTCCTTTTGTTCAGGTGATTAACTGaggcttttaatttttcctttataatTCGCTCGTTCATTTTGGGAAAGTAGAATTGGCATTAGCTGGTGGGGGGCAGCGAGCGCTTTGGTTCTCGTCGTGATGGGGAAGCTAACGGAACAGTAGAGGCTCTCTGAGGATACGTCAGAGCttccatttatatattcatcaCAGAAGGGGGGATTGAATGTTTGCCCCTAGCTCTCGCTAGCTAGTCGTTACTAACCGTTGCGGGGAAAGGCGCTCGAACGAACTGCTTAAATGGCAACTGTAATAACGAAGCATCGTCAACCGGGGAAAGAGCAAACCAACCAAAGGGATATGACGCGGTTCTAATGGCGTTCGCTCCAAATTTGGGGGTTGCCTCGAAGGATGTTGCTCATTTGGAGAATCAACTTGGCTGAAAATGGTCGACTGTAAGCTAAGTTGTGGCTACTTTTCGCCCCCGTAGGGTTTCCTCACTCCATTTTGTCgcctttattatttattttttttttgcgccgtGTCCCTGCGCGGGTGAGCGGTagatcgtttttttttttttttttttttttttttttccatcgaAAGGAAAGTTCCCACTCGTTCGCCCTGTTCAGATTGATGAGCATGCCCAACTTGCGgtaaaattcataaaaatgaaaaaaaacgcataacaACCGCTTTCCTCCACacaggaattaaaaaaaaaaagtacataacAGGACCAATAACAGGACCGCATCCATCGCTTAAAAGTACCCCTTTAATCATGGCTTTGCTACGAACAATATAcaattttcccaattttttaaagccataatttttctttacccTTTTGCTGCAATATCGCATCGAAATTGCGAATCTTTAacgacttaaaaaaaaagtggccaTTGTTTGGAGTCTCCCCTGTGCTGTCATACATATACCCATTCTCCAAGGGAAGATGAAAACGTTAACCGAGGCCGAGCAGAAGTTTCtcagtaatttttttttgcttcaatATGGCTGTGAAAAGGCAGTCTGCTCCCGCGCTGCATGAGCATATTATgcgcacatatatgtgcctGTTGGGTGGGATGGCACACGCCAGACGCGCAGGCGGTGGGGGCATCACTGCCGGGGTTTCTACTGCCCGCGTCTCTACAGACTACTTCCCTATTGACCACTTCTTAactgccccccccgcgcagaccACGACTGGGTGAACGACCCCAAATGGAAGCTCTACCTGAGCAATTTATACCCCTCGCCGTCCATACACAACATCGAGAAATACaagaagaaatattttcaaaaaaatgtggacaaGAACCTGGATGTGAATTCCAATTTTGGGAGTGAAGCCGTTAAGGAGGAAACTCCGCAGCCCCCCAATTTCCAGGCGCACGGCAATAAGGGCTACCCCTACAGCGGGCAGGTTCCCCTGGTGACGTTTTTCTTCTGCGCCTTCGTCCTATGCGTCAGTCTCTTTTACTTCGTGCTGCTGTCCCTGAACTTGAGTTTGTACAAGGTAGCACAGACGCGGTAGCATCAGCGCGGTAGCAGCGACGAAGTAGCAGTCTCATCGTTGCACTGCCCCTCCGCTGCTTTACCCTACCGCTGCTCTACCCTGCCGGTGCACCCCCTTCTTCACGCCGCCTCCCCAAACCCCCCGCAGAAAATGGGCACCTTCATGAGCCTGTCCTACTTCTGCGCCTTCCTGAGTTTGCTCTACACGGACTACAAAACGCAGAGGCACAATTTCTCCCTCGTGCAGTTCTTCTCCAGCGAAAAGGGTACGCCTATAGAGGCAGTTAGAAGTGCGCCGAAAAGGGGGCACCACGTGGGAgagaataattttattatcacgtagcttctccccccccaaaaaaagtgTGCGTGTGTATACACTAGCACATATTTGCATGTACCATTAAAAGAGAGAAACCCTTAACCCCTTCTAACAACGCGTAAACGTACAGACGTAACATAATGACAcccctccgccgctcccttttttgtttcccctttttaggCCAGTACCTGTCCTACTCCATGATACTGTTCTTCATCAAGGACGCCGTGCTGATATTTTTGccgattttttttaccctcttAATTAGTTCGTACTTAATGTATAAGCAGATCAagtcccttttcccccccgcgatTCAGAGGTAGTGTGGGCGTGCAGGCGTGCAGGCGGTGCAAGCGGCTCAAGCGGCACATATGCTCAACCGCGCAACGCCCCTTTTTACCATTCCCCATGCTGACCATgtcgttttcccccttggcaCCTCCCCCGCAGGAATTACCATCTTAACAAAATTGTTTCCTACTTGGATCACACGGTGAGATATGCTTATCCACGTCTAGTCGTGGCACCAAACAAAAGAGACGATGAGGGACGTTCGAATAAGGAAACCCGTTTGAGAGGCATCGTTTGTGAAGCATCGTTTGTTTGGCCTTtattcgcttcccccccattttgaccTCTCTGCATATCTTTACTcattgccgctccccctcccACACCCCTTGAGCAGATCCTGAACGTGTACATGATGCGAGCCAACATCGAAATCTACAATTTGGTTTTCATAATCATTTGTCTCTTCCTGAAAAGAGTCAGCCTCCTGAATCTGATCATTTACCTCCACTTCTTCAAGCTCAAGTAAGGCCAGTCGATTTTCAAATGTAGAGCAGCTCCCACCAGGGAGGAGGGACAAAGCAGTGCTTCATTTTGTCACCCTTAGGAAGCGGCCTTCTTAAATATTCCTCTCCCATACTACTTAGGTATAGCTCCTCGGATTCGTATTTCCACGCCTGCTATGCGAAGAACGGAGGTATGATCGTGCACCCGGGTTGCGGGATGTGTACATTTGGCTAGGTGCACCTGTTTGGCAGCTTTCCCCGCTGCGCATTTAGTGGAACATTTAACTGTACGCCTTATCGCCCATTTAACTACCCATTTTaacttcctcttcccccccgcttccccccagaaATGATCAGGCAGTGCTTGTCGCACCCCATGGTCCCCAAGTCCTTTTTGAACGTATTCAATAAGGTAACTACAGGGGAGGGGAACATCCCGATGATGGGAGGTTAACCCGTTCGGTTATTCGCCCGTGCCTGCGCATACACACTCATCAGACCTCCCTTTTCAACCCCCTTGTACCCCTCGCAGGTGTCCTACTACTTTAACGCCTACCTCAGCTACAGACGCAGGTAGACGGCGTGCAGCTATTTGGATTACTCGTATGTACAACTCCCCACTTTAcgactagccattttttttttttttttttttttttttgaacaataataattttttttcatgtaataaaaaaaaaaaaaaaaaaactatgcACCATTCTGTTACCATTaagttaatttaaaaaatgaataggaaaaaaaaaagaaaagagttTTGGCGAAAGCAATTTTGTATAAGTTTGGCCGGCGGGGCCACGAACCATGTTGTCGAAATTGCCTATTTACCATGCAGTGCCGGCTTCTAATCACCTTGTTTTTCATCCACGTACGTtttcacaaaagggaaaaatcgTCATataaaatgcacaaaaacaagggaatttttttttttttttttttttcatcacaaATGAGAAGGCGTAACAATTCCGCTTATACTACTAAAAAGGGTAGACACACAAAGATACACACATGTAGTTGCAGACGCAACGCCTTGACGAAAGGGTATGCTCATACTAAGTAGGGATAACAACTACGTAGGGATAACAACTGCGTAGGAATAACACTCCGCGCTGCCATTAATGCCCCCTCTTTTGCCCACATTCACAGTCTACCTACTCAAAGTCGCTCTTCTTTCCTCCGTCGTAGCTCCCGGGGTGCCTGCCCCCCTCGCCGCCATTCGAATACACATTGTTCAGGGACATTTCCATCTCGAAGGAACTGCCGTTTATTTCGGAATTGGTCAGGGCACACTCCAGGAAGAAATTACCCTCCTTATGAATAAACGTGTCGTCGTCCACATGTGTTatcaaattatttatgtagcTATTATTGTTAAGCGAATTTAACTTCCTCATGCAGCTCTTCTCCAATTCGCTGTTTTCTCTTGCTGCAGAATTTATCTTCAGATCCTCTTCATCATAGTGAAAGTCATTTCCACAGAAGGCTACTTCACTCTTCCCCTGCGTGTTTGGCGTTCCATTATTGGCATCATTTCCATTCGCGTGTAGGGGGAGGCCAACTCGGCTTCCTGCTCTCCTCGCACTGCCATTGACGTCGTCACCACCACTAATGCTGCCGCTGCTACGTGGCAGGTGAACCTCCGGAGTGGCTCTATTCTTCGAGCAGTTGTCACTACCAGTGTGGTCCGCGATTACCTTGTCTGGGTCTTCCTCATCAATAAAAATCTCTCTCTTTAAGAGTGCTTCATGATTTGAGTCTTTCCTCTCCGACCCGTTTGGGCTGTTCATTTCCTTCACCTTGTGCCCCTcttggtcattttttttcgcatttttccccccgcatAAGGTAGCACTATGGTTGGCCTTTTCACTCGCGCTGAGCCCACTGGAACTCTTCCTGCTGAGGTGGCTGTGggctccccttttgtttaGGCTCTCGCTTGATTGGTAGTTCTCCGAGAGGGTCATGCCGCTGCCTTGCCCGCTGGAACGACTGGCGCTTCCGCCAGCACGTCCACTCGCACCTCCAACATTATCCTCCCGTTTACTGCTACCCGCTGCTGACTTCCTCTGCGTGCTCAACCCAATTTTCCCCGCTTGGTTGCACATAACACGGTTCGACTGCCTCATCTTTGGAGTGGGGCCACCCCCCAACTCGTCCCCATACCTGTCCTCTTCACGTCTATCATTTTTTGTCGCCTTCCTCACGGGGTGAACTTCCGTCATGGGATTCGCCTGGCTCGGAGTGTTCCCCGTGGCGTCACTCTGCACGGTGCTGCTTCGGCTGCGGTTGCGGTTGCGATTGCGGAAACCTCTTTGTTTTCGACCCTTGGCCCCTCTGCTGCCTTTCTCCCTCGTGATGTAGCTTCCACTGTCCGTTCCTTCTACGTGATGCGCTTTGCCGCCGCGCCTTCTTTCCTTCGCGGGCGAGGTGCTCTCGCCGTCCTCGTCGGGCACGGTCGTGTCGTCATCGCTGTTGGTATTGTCACCCTCTTTTTCATCCAATTTCTCCTCCGCCTTCTCATCCGCGTCCTTTGGCTCACTCGCCTCCGCTGCTATATCCCGGGCCGAGGCCCTCTTGGCGGcattctttttcctccccttctttGTAACTCTACCATTTGAAGCTCTGCCTGGGAGGTGTCTTCCCCCTGCGTGGACATCATCCTCCTTGCTGCCTTCACTGGCGAAATCATCTGTGTCTTCTCTCTCGTGGGGGGTGCACTCCGCTCGGCCCCTTCGCTTGGCTAACTCCGCCTGGCTGCCCTTCCCTCCACCGCAGGATTTACACCCCttgcacttcttccccttcctgtGCTTGGGCACTGACATGGAAGGGTCATCCCGATAGCGGTAGTTGGCGGAGCTCCTGCCAGCATCACAACTGGCGTAGGCTTTCCCGCCCTGAACAATTAacacattttcttttatcttACTAACGTGGGAGCTACTCTGGCTGTACTTCACCACATCGTTTGAGTGGTTGTAATATACATTCGTCTGTCTCCGGTCGGCGCGGGTCTGCTCCCTCGCGATGAACGTTTCCTTTCCGCGCGCTTTGGCGAAGTTGCCCTTGGACATGCTGCCCACCGAGGCGCTGAGCATGGCCTGCTCATTGTTGACTTCGCCTACCCCCTTCGCGACCTGCGGCAAGGTTGGAATGGTGGGCACCGATCCGTTGTTCCCACCGTCATACGGACCAACCGGGTGATGGTTGCCCCGTCCGTGATCACTCCTCAAATTATTCACCTGCACAACATCCTCGTAGGTGTCACTAATGGCGGTATGATTATCAATCGAGAAGCTCCCATTGCACACATGCGTCTTCTTCATCCTGTTCGTTTCATTGTCGCATATGTAGAGGTGGTACGAACTGTCTATGCTCCTTCGCTTGCTCAAATTGGAATATTTCAACCGATCGTAGGTGCCCTTATCTATCTTATGGTAGTAGCCATACGGGTCGGACGTTACCAGGTTGTAAAAATAGTCCAGGACAAAATTGTAGAAGCATCTGAACCCTATGCTCTCATCATAACCGTGTATCTCTTTAACACTGAGCCCTGAGAGGTACTCCACGATTTCTTGGCTAACCAACTGTCCCGGTACCAATACGGGGAACCCTGGAGGGTATGGAATGATGAAGCTAGCCGAAACGATCAACTCATTTTGTCTTATTCGTTCTTTCAAGTCGgccattaaaatatattctacGTAATCTTCCTCATACGCTAGGTAAAAAGCCATCCTCAAATCTCCCTCCCTATTGAACACCCTAGGGTCAGAATATCTCTTCTTGAAGAGGGGGTGAAATTCGCTAAACTCGGACAAGTCTATATAATTGGAGACTAAATTGTACACACTATCGTTGAACTGGTTTAGGTCTCTCTCGTTGAAGAGGCTCTTCTTCTGGTCGAGCTCCTGAGATATCAGCGAGAGGCAACTCCTCAAAAAGAGGCAAGACGAACCGGTCGTCCCGATATTCGTTTGGAAGAGGACACTATTGATGGACGTTTTGTTTATCTGAATGCCGTACCTATCCATGAGCCATTTCACCTTAAAGGTATCTCCATCAATTCCTGAGTAACCCGTGAATAGTGTAATCCTGGTGGGGTCCAACACAAATTCGTCTTCGCTCAACCAGGAGCATTCGAAATATTCCAAGAAATTCTTCATCCCATATGAGTAGGAGGAACtgctataatttttattatgccTATCTTGTACATAGCTCAGGTTATCATTTTCGCTATTCATGATGATGCTTCCATTGTTGCTGTCATCCATCGTTCCTGATGTCCCTCCCTCCTTTCCGTTTCGCTCATCTCTAcggcttcttctcctgctcAGTTTGACTCCCCCACGAGGGTCACCATTACCGTAGTCGTTCAGGCCTCCCTCCACAGtgcaattattattattggTAAAATCCCCCAACATGAGCGAATTTCTCACTACATGATTGGAGCACCCATTTGTGTCATTTACACATTCGTGCGAGGAGATGTTGCTGCTCTGTATTGGCTGCTCATATTTCGTGAcgcttcctcccctcctCGCTTTTCGCAGTCCTCTGGAACGTTGCTCCTTCGTGGTAGTGCTTCCCTTACCCTGGTTGTTTGACACACACGAATAGGTTCCATTGACACTCCCCTTCGAGTCAGAGGAGTAACCCTCCTTGGTacacttcttcttcctcttcatgtACATATTATGGCACTGTCTCAAACTATCCGGGATTAGATCCTCCGCGTTGAGCGTTCTGAAGTATCTAGAAATCATGGGGTCCTCACTTAGTTCCTTCCTGATGAGGAACGCTGCTTCCACTTGCTTCTCCACTAGGCCATATCCCTCCAGTTCCATTTGAGCCCTCCCTGCATCTAACGTGGCCAAGATTTGATAATTGGGGGAGGTCGACATATGGGTGTAGTACGCTTCCTTAAACGGGGTGTACGCATGAGACTCGAAGTTATCATCGCTGATCAGAATGACACTGCCTTGCCTGAGAGATGTCAACGATTTGTGGATGGACTGTGTGGCATATACCCTCACTTTGTACTCAGCTGGGTTTGGGTATAACCTCGTTTTTAGTAGCTTCTCCGCTGCTACCTCGTTTAAACTTTTTACATTCCCAAACTTCCTCAGCAGCTTCTTATGCACCTTGTTGTAAATCATCTTCTGGTCGTGGTTCCTCATTTTATCCGCCACAGTCATGGCTGTTCTgaacttcaaaatgggatgaAAACATGCATACGCAAACCATGCTTCGTCAAAGAGGAAAATCAAATCTGGCTTGATGGCTAGACATTCCTCGATGACCCTCTTCACGTTGTACACAATTCCGTCAAAGGTGCAATTCGTCAGAATTATCAGCTTCACCAGGTGTAGCTTGTTACTATTTCTATACTCTAGGAGCGTCTTCTTAATTACATAGATCGGTACTGCACCGTATATTCCGTATCTCGACACCGGGTAGGGATCTAAATAACAGGGTAGGGCTTGACTTAGAACAAACCCGTAATGATGCGATTTGTGGCAAGCTCTATCCACTAGGATAACATCTCCTGGCTTCACCAAGGCCTGCATCACTATTTTATTCGAACTGGAGGTTCCATTTGTGACGAAAAAACAGTACTTGCTCCCGTACGCACGTGCAGCCATTATCTGGGCTTCTTTCAATGACCCATGTGGGTCTAGCAGAGAGTCTAGCCCTCCGCAGGTGGCACTAGATTCTGCCTTAAACAAATTTACCCCATAAAAATCGAGCAGCGATTGTATCCACCTGCTTCTCCTAACGCTGTTCCCTTTGCTAATAGCCAGCGCGTGAAACACCCCAATGGGTCTCTCGGCATACGCTTTCAAGGCGTTAAAAAAGGGCGtctttatcttctttttcaccCCATCCAGGATAGATTCATGCAAATCACTATGATCATCATGTGTAGTGAAAATCcgaattattttgttattcacCGATTGTAGCTTATCTAGCGTGATGGACGTGCACACGCAAAAAATGTCCACGGAGCTTCTAATATACGCGATGCTCTTAATCAGAATCACCAGGCTGTTGAAccccttcttcatcttctccaAGGGCGCAGCCACCAGCTGTTCGTACCCCAGCACGAAGTTCCCTATGTCGAATTTGTAGTCCTTCATGAGCAGGTTGGCTCCCTTCCTGTGCTCATTCAGCACGGTGCTGCCGCTGCTGTAGTGGTTGTTCGCGCAGTGCCCACTTCCGCAGTGCCCACCGCAGTAATTGTTGCACACGCTCCCGTTGTTACCGCTGCAGCCGCGATAGTTGGAGAGAATCATATTCCGCATGGCGTCCCTGCTGTTGGAGGACGACCCGTTGTGCGCGCTGTGCGTGAAGGCGGGCTTCATCTGGGCGCCGCCACCCACCATGCCGCAGTTCAGCCCATAGGGCGACGCCGCGCCGCACTTGTTCACGGAGGCCTCCTCCCCGAAATTGTAAAACTCAAATCGCTCCCTCTTGTAGTCCTCATCAATGGCTAAATTGTCCACCAGCACAACAGACAAAATCTGCGAGTTTATTAGGCAAGCTAGGAGGGCCTCCTTCGCGTTGCTCACCTCAATAATTTTGtattccaattttttattattattttggtTGGACAGTCTGTTATGCTCATACTGCAGAATTTTGTTCAGTTCGCATGCCAAGTCGGAGTTATAGCTGTTGCTATTTTCGTCTCTCTTAGAGGAGACTATcagggtgtaaaaaaaaggattttctTCGGTCGCTTTTCCTGTCGTTACGGACAAGCTAGATAATgtttccccaattttgtttGCCACTtctttatactttttatcGTTGATTAGGCTCAAAATGTCTTGCAAATTGTtggttgcttcttccccccagtAGACTTCCACCTCCATGAGGCAGTTTATTATGAAGTAAATCAGCTCTGCGTTTACATTGATTACATAAAGCATTAGTGCCTCCCATAATTTAATTCTGAGCGAGCAAACATTCGTGGCGTTGTTAATGTTGAGGTActtttctatttcttcaATTCGGTCATATTTGTCTCTTTCAGCTTTTCCgtactgttttttttttcgctccccTCTGTGCGGCGGCGAGTGCTGGTGGAGAGGTGTATGTAGGTATGCGGCATTGCCAGCCCCATTTTCCCCGGGCTCCACTGCCATATCGACTCCCTCACTTGTCACATCATTGCTCATGATATAATCGTTTTGAATGCCTCCATTTTTCACACACATGTCTGCAGCACTTTCGCTTAGATCGTTGTAGTGCGCTGAGTTCTTGTCgccataaaaaatggcatcgTTAGCAGAATTCatttaagaaatttttttttttttttttttaactccgcGGAAGGGGCCAAAAGTGGGGCTCGCAGTTGTTCGCTCTGTCTCTGCGGTGTCGTGCGACGCGCCGGCGTAGGCCTCTGCACACGTTCTCCAGTACTTCCGTGAAACACAGCACGAAACGCGTTGTATGTGTGTGGCCTTCGAGCGTGCCCGCAGTGTTGCCCTATTTACGCAACGCCGCTAAAAAACGCGTCCTCCGAGGAACACTTTGTCCTGTTGTTTTACAGCAGGGGGGCGGAAAAGCATGCGGGTGCCCACAAACGGCGGTTTGTACGTGAGACGATTTACACCTGTGTAGACTTTCGCATGAGTCGATGCGCATGAGCAAATTTTCGCGCGCACGAATATCGCTGCACACGTGGCCCGCGCAGACGCTTCCCCTCGGTCAACAAAAAACGCATCAACAGGTTGATCTCCTTATCCGTTAATTGTTCTCAGCTGGGTTGTGGAGTGACGCGGCGAAGTTGCAGAGCAGCCGCAGCGGGACGCATCTGTCAGACGAGGACCCGCAGAAAGGCGAAGTTGTCTTACAGCGAAATTGGCCACATGCACAGGCAAACTTTTGCGTTCAAATTAAAGGCCATTCgggcaagaaaaaatggaaaagtaacaaaacgaaaaaattttatacatgGGAGTAGGTATGCAAATACCAGTAAATAAGCATATTGTTTTGCAGCTACATATTTGTACAATGTGGCAAACgcttatatgtattatacaCAGGTACGTACATGTTGACGCGGGCCCCTCAAGGTTGCAGGCATCATGTCGTGGGCGTAGGCTCAAAATTTTAACTCAACAACCAAAGTGCGCGTAATCATTCGCATGGGGGTACGTGAgcttattttgtttatgcatttatttgtttttttttttttttttttttttttttttctggtttTTCCAcctatttcccccccttttttttttttttttttttttctttttaaatatgcgCGTTTATCTCCTCacgaaaaatggaataaaaaaaaaaagctttgcGAAtatgttacaatttttttgcaaaaaagaaagcgaatTCGCCAAATCTTTGCCGTTAAAAGTAACCATTTGCTTTTGTCACCAATAGACTATGTTTTcccccttaaaaaaaataataaaataaaacatgtgACTGTTGCTTAAGCGCGCAAAACGGAGGAGGCGAAAGATGGGCACAAGTGCTTGTGGGAATATATTTGCGCGAAAGCGTGCGAGGCTATACATGTGCGCATACATCAGAGggcatgtatatattatataccaCATGTAATACATTGTATACGTTCCTGTGCGCGGCGCGCGGGGGCCATCTATACGACACGTTCGAGGGCACATGAGCTGCCCCCGCATGTGCGAGTCCACACATCGCTTTTTATTCAGCGCGGGATCTGCTTCCTGTTCGCGTTTGcgattgatttttttttttttcccctcttttagTTGCTACTTTTCTCTTCCATGTCAACGAATGCGCGCGGAATATGCCAGTTCTACATGATTACCTTTTACCGCGCATACCTTTGCTTTTACTCCAAAGTGAGCATCACCATCAGGCCatttctactttttttttttttttttggcctctACATGGATGTCATATGGAGCGCGTTGTGTTGACCCTCCACCGCGCGCATTTGGCAGCAGCGAAAAACACTGTAGATATTTAACAGAGGGGGAGTAAACACTCAGGGGGGTCACTAAgtacatttatttgcattcTCTTGCGTTTGCGTGCGCGCCCGCTTGTGCCGCCGCCACGCCCGCACGATTATACTTACTCTTCGAACGCGAAACTGAGCAATCGTGCCAACGGGGAGGTATTGCTGAAAAGCAGCTCGTCGAAAATGTATTCACGTGCAGAAGCACATGCGGTGGCATATCATCACATGTGATTTCGTGGATGTATAATACCCGCGCCAATGCGTACGTGCGGGAATGCCTGCATGCGGACATATGTGGATGCATAAATCAGTGCCACAAACTGGCAAAGTGGTGATCACCTCGCACGATGTCGTCATGCGTAAAGCAAATTGGTGCGCCCTCGCATAAGCGCGGAAACCCCTCAATTGTGTAACCTTGAACGTCCACATATATGCCCACAAATCATTGGGCCTTAACATGTGCGCTTAAAAGGTGCCCGTGTGAAGGCATCCTGTGAGGGAAGCTTTTCTTTTCAGTTGCACACTTTAATCGCGCAAAGGAAGAGAAATCAACCAatcatgtaatttttaaaaaggatttttttttctttttttttttttgcaaagtaTACTGTACTCCCCTTTCGCTCATTTTCAAGAAAACACACcggtttgtttttttcccagaGGTGTAAACATGCGGTAATAAATTGATCAGGTGAATTTTCCCCTCTTCAATTTCACATCGTCACATTTGTCCTACATTTACGCGCAGAAAGAGGTGTGCGGAAATTTCAGCCAATGTGTTTCAAATGTGCTATTCGGTTACGTCCATTTTTGTaagttcttcctttttacacATTAAGGGTTATTTATTAAGCTCATCGTACACCATTGGAGGATCTGCAATTCTGGCCGCCTTTGCAAATACCCCTTCCTCTTCGCATCAAAAATTCAACACATCGCAATGGTAAATAAAtacgcttaaaaaaaaatgaagcgggAAAGGATTAACCTCTAAAGGGGGTACATTTTGCTCTGCTGATGCATCGTGTTGTGGccttttgccgctttatTGAATGTGATGCGTAATTCTCTATTATGCATGGGGAGGAGGCATACGTTCACGTCAGTTTTTCCCCGCACATTTCAACCAAACTTCGAAGAGGTACCATTGGTTCTTTTCACACTTTgacaattttggaaaagttaaaaatgccGTAGTGAGTTATGCCCGCTTTTAAGAAGGGTAAATTTTCATCCTACAAACAGTAATTCCGCTATAAGcactgggaaaaaaaaaaaaaaaaaagcaaaagaacaTGTCACCCTCGTGAACTCCGCACCAAGGTGAACGTCACACAAAAAGAAACCTTCAACAAATAAACGAACGTATGATAACCGCATAACTGTGGCA belongs to Plasmodium vivax chromosome 3, whole genome shotgun sequence and includes:
- a CDS encoding lysine decarboxylase, putative (encoded by transcript PVX_000955A) is translated as MNSANDAIFYGDKNSAHYNDLSESAADMCVKNGGIQNDYIMSNDVTSEGVDMAVEPGENGAGNAAYLHTPLHQHSPPHRGERKKKQYGKAERDKYDRIEEIEKYLNINNATNVCSLRIKLWEALMLYVINVNAELIYFIINCLMEVEVYWGEEATNNLQDILSLINDKKYKEVANKIGETLSSLSVTTGKATEENPFFYTLIVSSKRDENSNSYNSDLACELNKILQYEHNRLSNQNNNKKLEYKIIEVSNAKEALLACLINSQILSVVLVDNLAIDEDYKRERFEFYNFGEEASVNKCGAASPYGLNCGMVGGGAQMKPAFTHSAHNGSSSNSRDAMRNMILSNYRGCSGNNGSVCNNYCGGHCGSGHCANNHYSSGSTVLNEHRKGANLLMKDYKFDIGNFVLGYEQLVAAPLEKMKKGFNSLVILIKSIAYIRSSVDIFCVCTSITLDKLQSVNNKIIRIFTTHDDHSDLHESILDGVKKKIKTPFFNALKAYAERPIGVFHALAISKGNSVRRSRWIQSLLDFYGVNLFKAESSATCGGLDSLLDPHGSLKEAQIMAARAYGSKYCFFVTNGTSSSNKIVMQALVKPGDVILVDRACHKSHHYGFVLSQALPCYLDPYPVSRYGIYGAVPIYVIKKTLLEYRNSNKLHLVKLIILTNCTFDGIVYNVKRVIEECLAIKPDLIFLFDEAWFAYACFHPILKFRTAMTVADKMRNHDQKMIYNKVHKKLLRKFGNVKSLNEVAAEKLLKTRLYPNPAEYKVRVYATQSIHKSLTSLRQGSVILISDDNFESHAYTPFKEAYYTHMSTSPNYQILATLDAGRAQMELEGYGLVEKQVEAAFLIRKELSEDPMISRYFRTLNAEDLIPDSLRQCHNMYMKRKKKCTKEGYSSDSKGSVNGTYSCVSNNQGKGSTTTKEQRSRGLRKARRGGSVTKYEQPIQSSNISSHECVNDTNGCSNHVVRNSLMLGDFTNNNNCTVEGGLNDYGNGDPRGGVKLSRRRSRRDERNGKEGGTSGTMDDSNNGSIIMNSENDNLSYVQDRHNKNYSSSSYSYGMKNFLEYFECSWLSEDEFVLDPTRITLFTGYSGIDGDTFKVKWLMDRYGIQINKTSINSVLFQTNIGTTGSSCLFLRSCLSLISQELDQKKSLFNERDLNQFNDSVYNLVSNYIDLSEFSEFHPLFKKRYSDPRVFNREGDLRMAFYLAYEEDYVEYILMADLKERIRQNELIVSASFIIPYPPGFPVLVPGQLVSQEIVEYLSGLSVKEIHGYDESIGFRCFYNFVLDYFYNLVTSDPYGYYHKIDKGTYDRLKYSNLSKRRSIDSSYHLYICDNETNRMKKTHVCNGSFSIDNHTAISDTYEDVVQVNNLRSDHGRGNHHPVGPYDGGNNGSVPTIPTLPQVAKGVGEVNNEQAMLSASVGSMSKGNFAKARGKETFIAREQTRADRRQTNVYYNHSNDVVKYSQSSSHVSKIKENVLIVQGGKAYASCDAGRSSANYRYRDDPSMSVPKHRKGKKCKGCKSCGGGKGSQAELAKRRGRAECTPHEREDTDDFASEGSKEDDVHAGGRHLPGRASNGRVTKKGRKKNAAKRASARDIAAEASEPKDADEKAEEKLDEKEGDNTNSDDDTTVPDEDGESTSPAKERRRGGKAHHVEGTDSGSYITREKGSRGAKGRKQRGFRNRNRNRSRSSTVQSDATGNTPSQANPMTEVHPVRKATKNDRREEDRYGDELGGGPTPKMRQSNRVMCNQAGKIGLSTQRKSAAGSSKREDNVGGASGRAGGSASRSSGQGSGMTLSENYQSSESLNKRGAHSHLSRKSSSGLSASEKANHSATLCGGKNAKKNDQEGHKVKEMNSPNGSERKDSNHEALLKREIFIDEEDPDKVIADHTGSDNCSKNRATPEVHLPRSSGSISGGDDVNGSARRAGSRVGLPLHANGNDANNGTPNTQGKSEVAFCGNDFHYDEEDLKINSAARENSELEKSCMRKLNSLNNNSYINNLITHVDDDTFIHKEGNFFLECALTNSEINGSSFEMEMSLNNVYSNGGEGGRHPGSYDGGKKSDFE